A single window of Bufo bufo chromosome 10, aBufBuf1.1, whole genome shotgun sequence DNA harbors:
- the PKP3 gene encoding plakophilin-3 isoform X3 yields the protein MQDSHFLMSALQPNTDISSLALPTDSQLDRRLRDESLELRNARVQEQVRVRMMQKGQSSSKNNSNYSDGYSSRSQYSTMPNSYSSRSQILGNDQRISSARSSSGYGTMGGMRTNYSSRSAVDLGGTQRISVPPQQQRQQQYSTYRPASYHERVYPSKREYDTMSLRSLRIGDGEERYDHGSSNSGFYARQMSSASAGPAMQRSQSGNLTQDGGTSWVERAEVAQTRTIRAPAMRTLQRFQSSNRARVASGSYGTLAPQQIQQQQSLVGNSYVSNVTEHTPRAPSMRSLAESAHQVQELRGMDVFDGNKSLMSQHSFTSGFDDMSMPTAVKYLVADDDPSLQVIGAAYIQHRCYSDTEAKKQARSLQAIPRLIKLFNNPNQEVQRHATGAMRNLIYDNTDNKIALVEDNGVNELLRALKEPDDELRKNVTGILWNLSSSDNLKSRLARDTLGPLTDRVLSPLSGSPGSALIQQNASESEIFYNATGFLRNLSSANEETRQKMRDCPGLLESLVGYTNQALQAGKAEDKSVENTVCVLRNLSYRLYDEMPPSSLQRLEGTQRGRTTAGDAIGCFTPQSRKLKEQQGTDYATFAEISKDPKGMELLWHPQIVNLYNRLLQQCELNRHTTEAAAGALQNITAGDRKWAAVLSQVALEQERILNPVLDRLRTADHSQLRSLTGLIRNLSRHAKNKDEMSTKLVSHLLEKLPGESTDKSPPCEVLVNIIAVLNNLTVAGPLAARDIVYFNGLSKLMYIKRKRDNPDSEKCSRAASSLLTNMWQYSKLHRDFKAKGYRKEDFLSS from the exons ACGGCTACTCCTCTCGCTCCCAGTACAGTACTATGCCAAATTCCTACAGCTCCCGCTCCCAGATCCTCGGCAATGATCAAAGGATATCT TCCGCCCGATCTTCTTCTGGGTATGGCACCATGGGAGGCATGCGTACAAACTACTCTTCCCGCTCTGCTGTGGATCTTGGAGGAACACAAAGAATCAGCGTacctccacagcagcaaagaCAACAGCAATACTCTACCTATCGTCCAGCCTCCTACCATGAACGAGTGTACCCAAGCAAAAGAGAATATGACACCATGTCTCTAAGGTCTTTGCGCATTGGAGATGGTGAAGAAAGATACGACCACGGGTCTTCTAATTCAGGCTTCTATGCACGCCAGATGTCTTCTGCAAGCGCAGGGCCAGCAATGCAAAGGTCTCAGTCTGGAAACCTTACCCAGGATGGCGGCACCTCGTGGGTTGAGCGAGCAGAGGTGGCACAGACTCGCACAATCCGGGCTCCTGCAATGCGCACCTTACAACGCTTTCAAAGCTCCAACCGTGCCCGGGTAGCATCTGGTTCTTACGGCACTTTGGCCCCACAGCAGATTCAGCAGCAACAAAGTCTTGTAGGCAACAGTTATGTATCTAACGTAACTGAACACACCCCTCGGGCTCCGTCCATGCGGAGCCTGGCGGAGTCTGCGCACCAAGTGCAAGAATTAAGGGGCATGGATGTATTTGATGGAAACAAGAGTTTGATGAGTCAACATTCTTTTACTAGCGG GTTTGATGACATGAGCATGCCAACTGCTGTGAAGTATCTGGTGGCTGATGATGACCCAAGCCTGCAGGTCATAGGAGCAGCGTATATACAGCATCGGTGCTACAGTGATACAGAAGCCAAAAAGCAG GCTCGAAGCTTGCAAGCTATACCAAGGCTAATAAAGCTCTTTAATAACCCAAACCAAGAGGTACAACGCCATGCTACAGGAGCCATGCGTAATCTTATCTACGACAATACCGATAATAAAATAGCGCTTGTCGAAGACAATGGTGTAAATGAGCTTCTACGGGCACTGAAAGAGCCAGATGATGAGCTCCGGAAGAATGTGACGG GAATTTTGTGGAATTTGTCATCAAGTGACAACTTGAAATCTAGATTGGCACGTGATACTCTGGGACCTTTAACAGATCGTGTGCTGTCTCCATTGTCTGGATCTCCAGGATCTGCTCTTATCCAACAGAACGCATCAGAATCTGAGATCTTTTACAATGCCACTGGCTTCCTCAG GAACCTGAGCTCAGCTAATGAGGAGACTCGTCAGAAGATGCGGGATTGCCCTGGTCTGCTGGAATCCTTGGTTGGCTACACAAACCAGGCATTACAAGCTGGAAAAGCTGAAGACAAG aGTGTGGAAAATACAGTATGTGTACTGAGGAACTTGTCTTACCGACTTTATGATGAAATGCCACCATCCAGTCTGCAAAGGCTAGAAGGGACCCAGCGGGGACGGACTACAGCTGGAGATGCCATAGGGTGTTTCACCCCACAGAGTCGCAAACTTAAAGAG cagcagggcaCGGACTATGCAACCTTTGCCGAGATCTCTAAGGATCCAAAGGGAATGGAGCTACTGTGGCACCCACAGATAGTCAACCTGTACAACCGACTACTGCAGCAGTGTGAACTCAACAGGCATACCACAGAGGCAGCCGCGGGGGCTCTACAGAACATCACTGCTGGAGACCGCAAG TGGGCAGCCGTTTTGAGCCAGGTGGCATTGGAACAAGAACGTATTCTTAACCCAGTTTTGGATCGTTTGAGGACTGCAGATCACAGCCAACTGCGTTCTCTCACAGGTCTTATCCGCAACTTGTCTAGACATGCCAAAAACAAGGATGAGATGT CCACCAAGCTTGTGAGTCACCTTCTCGAGAAGCTTCCTGGTGAAAGCACAGACAAGAGCCCTCCTTGTGAAGTCCTAGTGAACATAATTGCCGTGCTCAATAATCTGACTGTAGCTGGACCCCTGGCAGCCCGAGATATTGTATACTTCAATGGGCTCAGCAAATTGATGTACATAAAGAGGAAGCGAGATAA CCCAGACAGTGAGAAGTGTTCCCGAGCTGCATCCAGTCTTCTGACAAACATGTGGCAGTACAGCAAGCTGCACCGGGACTTCAAGGCG AAGGGATACCGGAAAGAAGATTTCCTTAGCTCATGA
- the PKP3 gene encoding plakophilin-3 isoform X2 yields MMSHGPIMRPQPNTDISSLALPTDSQLDRRLRDESLELRNARVQEQVRVRMMQKGQSSSKNNSNYSDGYSSRSQYSTMPNSYSSRSQILGNDQRISSARSSSGYGTMGGMRTNYSSRSAVDLGGTQRISVPPQQQRQQQYSTYRPASYHERVYPSKREYDTMSLRSLRIGDGEERYDHGSSNSGFYARQMSSASAGPAMQRSQSGNLTQDGGTSWVERAEVAQTRTIRAPAMRTLQRFQSSNRARVASGSYGTLAPQQIQQQQSLVGNSYVSNVTEHTPRAPSMRSLAESAHQVQELRGMDVFDGNKSLMSQHSFTSGFDDMSMPTAVKYLVADDDPSLQVIGAAYIQHRCYSDTEAKKQARSLQAIPRLIKLFNNPNQEVQRHATGAMRNLIYDNTDNKIALVEDNGVNELLRALKEPDDELRKNVTGILWNLSSSDNLKSRLARDTLGPLTDRVLSPLSGSPGSALIQQNASESEIFYNATGFLRNLSSANEETRQKMRDCPGLLESLVGYTNQALQAGKAEDKSVENTVCVLRNLSYRLYDEMPPSSLQRLEGTQRGRTTAGDAIGCFTPQSRKLKEQQQGTDYATFAEISKDPKGMELLWHPQIVNLYNRLLQQCELNRHTTEAAAGALQNITAGDRKWAAVLSQVALEQERILNPVLDRLRTADHSQLRSLTGLIRNLSRHAKNKDEMSTKLVSHLLEKLPGESTDKSPPCEVLVNIIAVLNNLTVAGPLAARDIVYFNGLSKLMYIKRKRDNPDSEKCSRAASSLLTNMWQYSKLHRDFKAKGYRKEDFLSS; encoded by the exons ACGGCTACTCCTCTCGCTCCCAGTACAGTACTATGCCAAATTCCTACAGCTCCCGCTCCCAGATCCTCGGCAATGATCAAAGGATATCT TCCGCCCGATCTTCTTCTGGGTATGGCACCATGGGAGGCATGCGTACAAACTACTCTTCCCGCTCTGCTGTGGATCTTGGAGGAACACAAAGAATCAGCGTacctccacagcagcaaagaCAACAGCAATACTCTACCTATCGTCCAGCCTCCTACCATGAACGAGTGTACCCAAGCAAAAGAGAATATGACACCATGTCTCTAAGGTCTTTGCGCATTGGAGATGGTGAAGAAAGATACGACCACGGGTCTTCTAATTCAGGCTTCTATGCACGCCAGATGTCTTCTGCAAGCGCAGGGCCAGCAATGCAAAGGTCTCAGTCTGGAAACCTTACCCAGGATGGCGGCACCTCGTGGGTTGAGCGAGCAGAGGTGGCACAGACTCGCACAATCCGGGCTCCTGCAATGCGCACCTTACAACGCTTTCAAAGCTCCAACCGTGCCCGGGTAGCATCTGGTTCTTACGGCACTTTGGCCCCACAGCAGATTCAGCAGCAACAAAGTCTTGTAGGCAACAGTTATGTATCTAACGTAACTGAACACACCCCTCGGGCTCCGTCCATGCGGAGCCTGGCGGAGTCTGCGCACCAAGTGCAAGAATTAAGGGGCATGGATGTATTTGATGGAAACAAGAGTTTGATGAGTCAACATTCTTTTACTAGCGG GTTTGATGACATGAGCATGCCAACTGCTGTGAAGTATCTGGTGGCTGATGATGACCCAAGCCTGCAGGTCATAGGAGCAGCGTATATACAGCATCGGTGCTACAGTGATACAGAAGCCAAAAAGCAG GCTCGAAGCTTGCAAGCTATACCAAGGCTAATAAAGCTCTTTAATAACCCAAACCAAGAGGTACAACGCCATGCTACAGGAGCCATGCGTAATCTTATCTACGACAATACCGATAATAAAATAGCGCTTGTCGAAGACAATGGTGTAAATGAGCTTCTACGGGCACTGAAAGAGCCAGATGATGAGCTCCGGAAGAATGTGACGG GAATTTTGTGGAATTTGTCATCAAGTGACAACTTGAAATCTAGATTGGCACGTGATACTCTGGGACCTTTAACAGATCGTGTGCTGTCTCCATTGTCTGGATCTCCAGGATCTGCTCTTATCCAACAGAACGCATCAGAATCTGAGATCTTTTACAATGCCACTGGCTTCCTCAG GAACCTGAGCTCAGCTAATGAGGAGACTCGTCAGAAGATGCGGGATTGCCCTGGTCTGCTGGAATCCTTGGTTGGCTACACAAACCAGGCATTACAAGCTGGAAAAGCTGAAGACAAG aGTGTGGAAAATACAGTATGTGTACTGAGGAACTTGTCTTACCGACTTTATGATGAAATGCCACCATCCAGTCTGCAAAGGCTAGAAGGGACCCAGCGGGGACGGACTACAGCTGGAGATGCCATAGGGTGTTTCACCCCACAGAGTCGCAAACTTAAAGAG cagcagcagggcaCGGACTATGCAACCTTTGCCGAGATCTCTAAGGATCCAAAGGGAATGGAGCTACTGTGGCACCCACAGATAGTCAACCTGTACAACCGACTACTGCAGCAGTGTGAACTCAACAGGCATACCACAGAGGCAGCCGCGGGGGCTCTACAGAACATCACTGCTGGAGACCGCAAG TGGGCAGCCGTTTTGAGCCAGGTGGCATTGGAACAAGAACGTATTCTTAACCCAGTTTTGGATCGTTTGAGGACTGCAGATCACAGCCAACTGCGTTCTCTCACAGGTCTTATCCGCAACTTGTCTAGACATGCCAAAAACAAGGATGAGATGT CCACCAAGCTTGTGAGTCACCTTCTCGAGAAGCTTCCTGGTGAAAGCACAGACAAGAGCCCTCCTTGTGAAGTCCTAGTGAACATAATTGCCGTGCTCAATAATCTGACTGTAGCTGGACCCCTGGCAGCCCGAGATATTGTATACTTCAATGGGCTCAGCAAATTGATGTACATAAAGAGGAAGCGAGATAA CCCAGACAGTGAGAAGTGTTCCCGAGCTGCATCCAGTCTTCTGACAAACATGTGGCAGTACAGCAAGCTGCACCGGGACTTCAAGGCG AAGGGATACCGGAAAGAAGATTTCCTTAGCTCATGA
- the PKP3 gene encoding plakophilin-3 isoform X1 encodes MQDSHFLMSALQPNTDISSLALPTDSQLDRRLRDESLELRNARVQEQVRVRMMQKGQSSSKNNSNYSDGYSSRSQYSTMPNSYSSRSQILGNDQRISSARSSSGYGTMGGMRTNYSSRSAVDLGGTQRISVPPQQQRQQQYSTYRPASYHERVYPSKREYDTMSLRSLRIGDGEERYDHGSSNSGFYARQMSSASAGPAMQRSQSGNLTQDGGTSWVERAEVAQTRTIRAPAMRTLQRFQSSNRARVASGSYGTLAPQQIQQQQSLVGNSYVSNVTEHTPRAPSMRSLAESAHQVQELRGMDVFDGNKSLMSQHSFTSGFDDMSMPTAVKYLVADDDPSLQVIGAAYIQHRCYSDTEAKKQARSLQAIPRLIKLFNNPNQEVQRHATGAMRNLIYDNTDNKIALVEDNGVNELLRALKEPDDELRKNVTGILWNLSSSDNLKSRLARDTLGPLTDRVLSPLSGSPGSALIQQNASESEIFYNATGFLRNLSSANEETRQKMRDCPGLLESLVGYTNQALQAGKAEDKSVENTVCVLRNLSYRLYDEMPPSSLQRLEGTQRGRTTAGDAIGCFTPQSRKLKEQQQGTDYATFAEISKDPKGMELLWHPQIVNLYNRLLQQCELNRHTTEAAAGALQNITAGDRKWAAVLSQVALEQERILNPVLDRLRTADHSQLRSLTGLIRNLSRHAKNKDEMSTKLVSHLLEKLPGESTDKSPPCEVLVNIIAVLNNLTVAGPLAARDIVYFNGLSKLMYIKRKRDNPDSEKCSRAASSLLTNMWQYSKLHRDFKAKGYRKEDFLSS; translated from the exons ACGGCTACTCCTCTCGCTCCCAGTACAGTACTATGCCAAATTCCTACAGCTCCCGCTCCCAGATCCTCGGCAATGATCAAAGGATATCT TCCGCCCGATCTTCTTCTGGGTATGGCACCATGGGAGGCATGCGTACAAACTACTCTTCCCGCTCTGCTGTGGATCTTGGAGGAACACAAAGAATCAGCGTacctccacagcagcaaagaCAACAGCAATACTCTACCTATCGTCCAGCCTCCTACCATGAACGAGTGTACCCAAGCAAAAGAGAATATGACACCATGTCTCTAAGGTCTTTGCGCATTGGAGATGGTGAAGAAAGATACGACCACGGGTCTTCTAATTCAGGCTTCTATGCACGCCAGATGTCTTCTGCAAGCGCAGGGCCAGCAATGCAAAGGTCTCAGTCTGGAAACCTTACCCAGGATGGCGGCACCTCGTGGGTTGAGCGAGCAGAGGTGGCACAGACTCGCACAATCCGGGCTCCTGCAATGCGCACCTTACAACGCTTTCAAAGCTCCAACCGTGCCCGGGTAGCATCTGGTTCTTACGGCACTTTGGCCCCACAGCAGATTCAGCAGCAACAAAGTCTTGTAGGCAACAGTTATGTATCTAACGTAACTGAACACACCCCTCGGGCTCCGTCCATGCGGAGCCTGGCGGAGTCTGCGCACCAAGTGCAAGAATTAAGGGGCATGGATGTATTTGATGGAAACAAGAGTTTGATGAGTCAACATTCTTTTACTAGCGG GTTTGATGACATGAGCATGCCAACTGCTGTGAAGTATCTGGTGGCTGATGATGACCCAAGCCTGCAGGTCATAGGAGCAGCGTATATACAGCATCGGTGCTACAGTGATACAGAAGCCAAAAAGCAG GCTCGAAGCTTGCAAGCTATACCAAGGCTAATAAAGCTCTTTAATAACCCAAACCAAGAGGTACAACGCCATGCTACAGGAGCCATGCGTAATCTTATCTACGACAATACCGATAATAAAATAGCGCTTGTCGAAGACAATGGTGTAAATGAGCTTCTACGGGCACTGAAAGAGCCAGATGATGAGCTCCGGAAGAATGTGACGG GAATTTTGTGGAATTTGTCATCAAGTGACAACTTGAAATCTAGATTGGCACGTGATACTCTGGGACCTTTAACAGATCGTGTGCTGTCTCCATTGTCTGGATCTCCAGGATCTGCTCTTATCCAACAGAACGCATCAGAATCTGAGATCTTTTACAATGCCACTGGCTTCCTCAG GAACCTGAGCTCAGCTAATGAGGAGACTCGTCAGAAGATGCGGGATTGCCCTGGTCTGCTGGAATCCTTGGTTGGCTACACAAACCAGGCATTACAAGCTGGAAAAGCTGAAGACAAG aGTGTGGAAAATACAGTATGTGTACTGAGGAACTTGTCTTACCGACTTTATGATGAAATGCCACCATCCAGTCTGCAAAGGCTAGAAGGGACCCAGCGGGGACGGACTACAGCTGGAGATGCCATAGGGTGTTTCACCCCACAGAGTCGCAAACTTAAAGAG cagcagcagggcaCGGACTATGCAACCTTTGCCGAGATCTCTAAGGATCCAAAGGGAATGGAGCTACTGTGGCACCCACAGATAGTCAACCTGTACAACCGACTACTGCAGCAGTGTGAACTCAACAGGCATACCACAGAGGCAGCCGCGGGGGCTCTACAGAACATCACTGCTGGAGACCGCAAG TGGGCAGCCGTTTTGAGCCAGGTGGCATTGGAACAAGAACGTATTCTTAACCCAGTTTTGGATCGTTTGAGGACTGCAGATCACAGCCAACTGCGTTCTCTCACAGGTCTTATCCGCAACTTGTCTAGACATGCCAAAAACAAGGATGAGATGT CCACCAAGCTTGTGAGTCACCTTCTCGAGAAGCTTCCTGGTGAAAGCACAGACAAGAGCCCTCCTTGTGAAGTCCTAGTGAACATAATTGCCGTGCTCAATAATCTGACTGTAGCTGGACCCCTGGCAGCCCGAGATATTGTATACTTCAATGGGCTCAGCAAATTGATGTACATAAAGAGGAAGCGAGATAA CCCAGACAGTGAGAAGTGTTCCCGAGCTGCATCCAGTCTTCTGACAAACATGTGGCAGTACAGCAAGCTGCACCGGGACTTCAAGGCG AAGGGATACCGGAAAGAAGATTTCCTTAGCTCATGA